The Candidatus Sphingomonas colombiensis genome contains the following window.
TCGATCCGGCTGCGACTGCCCTATATCGAGCCGCTCAACCTGCTCCAGATCGAGTTGATGAAGCGCCATCGCGCAGGCGAGCGCGACGAGCGCATCAGCCAGGGCATCCTGCTGTCGATCAACGCGATCGCCACGGCGCTGCGCAATTCCGGTTGAGGCCGATCGGAGCGCACTTGATCGGCGTCGCATTGGCGTTACCATCGCCACCCGACCAAAAAGGATGCCGATCATGCGCAAACTGATGCTTGCCCTGGGTGCGATGTCGCTTGCCGTTCCCGTCTCCATGGCTTTCCCGAGCAGCGACGCACAGGCCCAAACCTACAAGCACAAATATCGCGGCGTGAAACGTTGCCGTCGGTCGAGCGGTACGACCGGCCTTGTAGCCGGCGGCGTCGGCGGCGCGCTGGTGGGCAGCTCGGTGCTCGGCCATGGCGCGCTCGGCACGGTCGCGGGTGCGGCGGGTGGCGCGCTTGCCGGCCGCGCGATCGATCGCACGATGACCGCCAAGAAGCGTTGCCGCTATAGCTGATGCCGCTTGGGCGAGGCGGCGGGTAATCCTCCCTCCTCGCCATCAGCGCCGATTAGAAAATGCCCCGACGAGGCTATTTCGCGAAGCCCGGCGTCGTTCGTCGGCTGGCCGCTTCGGAGCGCGCTAATCCTCGAGGAACGGCGCCGCCACTTCGCGCCTGACGCGCAACAGGCGCCCGCTCGCGCGATCCAGCAACGCCCATGTCGTAACGCCCTCAACCGTCACCCGCCCGTCCGCGCCGATGAAACGGAAATGCCGATCAAAGCGCGCGCCATGCGGGACATCGGGCACCCACGTCTCGCCCGTCACCGCCTCACCCGCAGCGACATTGCCGCGATAGTCGATAGCGTGCCGCGTCACGACCCAGATGAACGCCTCGCGATGTTCGAGCGCTGCGACCGCTTCCCAATGCGCCACCGCGAGCTCCTGCGCCCAGCGCACCCATACCGCGTTGTTGACGTGACCGAGTTCGTCGATGTCACCGGGGGTGGCGACGAAGGGATAAGTGAAGCGCTTCACACCTTGCGCCAGTAGCGAAAGCCGAGGAAAGCGCCGGACGCGACGATCGCCGCGCCGAGCAGCACCAGCAACGTATGCGTATCCGGCTGCAACCGCCCGACCAGCTGTTCGAACCCGCGCCCGAAGACGAAGCCGAGGCTCGAAAAAATGATCCCCCA
Protein-coding sequences here:
- a CDS encoding acyl-CoA thioesterase, producing the protein MKRFTYPFVATPGDIDELGHVNNAVWVRWAQELAVAHWEAVAALEHREAFIWVVTRHAIDYRGNVAAGEAVTGETWVPDVPHGARFDRHFRFIGADGRVTVEGVTTWALLDRASGRLLRVRREVAAPFLED